From the Chryseobacterium fluminis genome, the window TAATAGTAAAAATAACTGATAAAACAGCAGATTATGATTATGAATTAGTTAAAGCAGTGCCTAGTCATCAATTAAAGGGTAAAACCGTCACAGTAAATAAAGCACGGTATCAAGGGGCTAAATTGGTCACACAAAAAGAATTGTCAGAAGCAAGAAAAAATTTTAGAGCAAACGCCAGACGTGAGTTAGAAAGTATGGGTACTGTATTTTCACAAGACCAGACCAGACCCAAAATAACCGAGACGGAGAAAAAAGGACATAACCCCATTGAACTGGAGTAATTGAATTTATTCTTCTAAATTATTTTTATGTGATTTGAAATTTAGCACAACATTTAAGTCTAGTTTAAAGTATAAAAAAATATCTGAAAAATTAGTTAAAAATCAATCTGACCTTTGGATCGAATACATCATGCCGCTAATTCATGAATATATTTGAAAATATATTTATGGCTGCCCCTTATTTTCTACTAGACACTTATCCGTACTTTTCTTTCCATTCCTTTTTCAGGCGGGTGTAGATTTCATTCTGCTCTGCCTCTTTCCACTTTTTAAAAAAGATGTCGGCGGCGATCGCTTTTTCAGGATCACCGGTTCCGCGCTTCAGGGGTTCGTAATCATGTTCAGCATCATATTTTTTACCGCCTTTATAATTAAAATAACGTCTGGCACGCGTAAATCCCATCTGAAGGTATTTTCGGGCCATGTCTGCACCTACAAAGTCTGCGGTGTCCAGGTATTGAAGAAAAAGGGAATAGATTTTATCAGAACTTTCGGTGGCAATATCGGCCGTCTTGAACCGCCAGTACCGGCCAATTTCACTTTTGTAAGGCTCACAGATCAGTACGCCCTGTTCACCTTTACCCACTCTGTATTTTTCCGGAGATTTCCTGTAATCGATGTCCGGTTTCCAGGGATAGTCTGCAGAATTGAAATTTAAATAGGTAGGTTTTTTGCTGCTCATCCTGAATTTATACAAACAGGATGCCTTTATTGGTAATACCGGTTGAAATCCATTATGGACGGATACTTATATCAGCCTGTTATCCTGAACACAACGGTACAACAAAGTTTCAAGACTCTTTATGTCGAACGGCTTTATGAGCAAAGCATCAGCCTCAGATTCCGACAGCAGATTTCCTGTTTCTATGGTGGTCGTCATGATGATAATGGGTAGGAAGAAGTTAATGCTGATCTTTTCTGGCTGCGGCTTATTTCCCGGCCCTGCGGAAGGTGATAAAGGTGGTCCTCAATCAAAATAAGATCAGGCTGCAAGGCAGAGGTCTTTTCCGGAACAAAGTCCGATAGCGGTGAGAGAAAAGTATATCCGGCCTCCGTAATGATGATCTACATCACATCAGGTTAATCTCACAGTATTGATA encodes:
- a CDS encoding DUF4385 domain-containing protein; the encoded protein is MSSKKPTYLNFNSADYPWKPDIDYRKSPEKYRVGKGEQGVLICEPYKSEIGRYWRFKTADIATESSDKIYSLFLQYLDTADFVGADMARKYLQMGFTRARRYFNYKGGKKYDAEHDYEPLKRGTGDPEKAIAADIFFKKWKEAEQNEIYTRLKKEWKEKYG